A single region of the Nicotiana sylvestris chromosome 6, ASM39365v2, whole genome shotgun sequence genome encodes:
- the LOC138871139 gene encoding uncharacterized protein, with product MLHAQQIAIAQLQSQNKTPSVVKPENTRRTKPVLERSNENSSRTDPTIIRMLEELTKRIESGEKKIEDNDKKVETYNSRIDQIPGAPPVLKGLDAKKFIQKSFLPSAAPMPIPKKFRMPYIPKYNGTTDPNEKITSYTCGIKGNDLNDDKIESVLLKRFGETLSKGAMIWYHNLPPNSIDLFVILADAFMKAHTGAIKVETRKSDVFKIKERNDEMLREFESRFQMERMELPPVSDDCSTSFSVGFE from the coding sequence atgctacatgCTCAACAGATTGCCAttgctcaacttcaaagtcagaataaAACTCCAAGTGTAGTTAAACCAGAGAATACTCGACGTACTAAACCAGTGCTAGAAAGATCAAACGAAAATAGCTCGAGGACTGACCCCACCATTATTaggatgctcgaggagctcaccaagAGGATTGAGTCTGGGGAAAAGAAGATTGAggataatgacaaaaaggtggagacttataactcccgtattgatcaaataccgggggcacccccggtcttgaaaggtttggatgccaaaaagttcatacaaaagtCGTTCCTTCCGAGTGCGGCTCCGATGCCCATTCCCAAGAAGTTCCGTATGCCTTATATACCAAAATATAACGGGACAACCGACCCTAATGAGAAaattacttcatacacttgtggGATCAAAGGGAATGACTTAAATGACGATAAGATCGAATCGGTATTGTTGAAAAGGTTTGGGGAAACATTGTCAAAAGGAGCCATGATTTGGTACCATAACTTGCCTCCGAATTCTATcgatttgtttgttattttagCAGACGCCTTCATGAAAGCACACACTGGGGCCATAAAGGTGGAAACGAGGAAATCGGACGTCTTTAAGATAAAAGAGAGGAACGACGAGATGTTAAGGGAGTTTGAGTCCAGGTTTCAGATGGagcgaatggaactaccaccggtctcgGATGACTGCAGTACAAGCTTTTCTGTAGGTTTTGAATGA